The following proteins are encoded in a genomic region of Polynucleobacter paludilacus:
- a CDS encoding ATP phosphoribosyltransferase regulatory subunit: protein MNRWLLPEDIADVLPAEARKVETLRRNILDLYQSYGYELVAPPILEFLDSLLTGTGSDLNLQTFKLVDQLSGRTLGLRADITPQVARIDAHLLNRDGVTRLCYAGSVAHARTPVGSTAREELQLGAEIYGCATWQADLEAITLLLKTLSLAGLDKVHLDLSHAGILNGILAKENLPIAEMETLYGFLQSKDRPRLSVWAKSLPEQTAKALLALTELNGPCTEVLNKAKNALPQTPEVKDALAELAHLIDSASDLSKGLDLSIDLADLRGYQYHSGVMFAAYVEKLPQPIARGGRYDQVGKAFGRARPATGFSLDLLTLASLSPNHKPKNAILAPWDNDAQLKQSIDALRQAGEVVIQLNASEPMQSAEYVCDRELVKQGGKWTVNQK from the coding sequence ATGAATCGTTGGTTACTTCCTGAAGATATTGCTGATGTATTGCCAGCTGAGGCTCGCAAGGTCGAGACTTTGCGCCGAAATATTTTGGATCTATACCAATCCTATGGTTATGAATTGGTTGCGCCACCAATTTTAGAGTTTCTAGATTCCTTATTGACCGGCACAGGCTCTGATCTCAATCTGCAGACCTTCAAATTGGTTGATCAGTTATCTGGCCGAACGCTTGGCCTGCGTGCCGACATCACTCCACAAGTCGCACGCATTGACGCCCACTTACTCAATCGCGATGGCGTAACGCGGCTTTGCTATGCAGGCTCAGTTGCGCACGCGCGCACCCCGGTGGGGAGCACTGCTAGAGAAGAGTTGCAGCTCGGTGCGGAGATCTATGGCTGCGCAACCTGGCAGGCTGACTTAGAGGCGATTACCTTATTGCTCAAGACCTTGAGTTTGGCGGGCTTGGATAAGGTTCATTTAGACCTCTCACACGCCGGCATTCTGAATGGCATTCTCGCTAAAGAGAATCTCCCAATTGCTGAGATGGAAACTCTGTATGGCTTTCTCCAGAGTAAAGATCGTCCTCGCTTAAGTGTTTGGGCCAAATCGCTGCCAGAGCAGACAGCTAAAGCGCTACTTGCTTTAACTGAGCTCAATGGACCCTGTACAGAAGTCCTCAACAAAGCGAAGAATGCCTTGCCCCAAACCCCAGAGGTTAAAGATGCGCTTGCCGAGTTAGCCCATTTAATTGACTCTGCGAGTGATTTATCGAAAGGGCTAGATCTCAGTATTGATCTCGCGGATTTACGCGGTTACCAATATCACAGTGGTGTAATGTTCGCCGCCTATGTCGAGAAACTTCCTCAGCCCATCGCCAGAGGCGGGCGCTATGATCAGGTCGGCAAAGCCTTTGGTCGCGCACGTCCAGCAACGGGTTTCTCATTAGATCTATTAACACTTGCTAGTCTTTCGCCCAATCACAAGCCCAAGAATGCGATTCTGGCGCCTTGGGATAACGATGCCCAACTGAAACAAAGCATCGATGCTTTACGTCAGGCAGGTGAGGTAGTCATTCAGTTGAATGCTAGTGAGCCAATGCAGTCTGCTGAATATGTCTGTGACCGCGAGTTAGTGAAGCAAGGCGGCAAGTGGACAGTGAATCAAAAGTAA
- a CDS encoding YfgM family protein, producing MPLDLEEQEQVDQLKAFWAKYRNIITSVLTAVLVIYAGYTAYEWWRNNQAAEASMLYNTLVTSIGKGDKEQILRAADDLEKQYSRTTYASMASLVAAKVSADNGNTDKAIDYLRWTADHASSDAYEALGKLRLVTQLIERGTEKDFAEADSLLKDKPVKGFEALWLERRGDWYLAQQKMTDAKQSYEAAWKQLDQTKEFPEEGRRLLKVKLDAVGGVTQ from the coding sequence ATGCCTTTAGACCTAGAAGAACAAGAACAAGTTGACCAGCTCAAAGCATTCTGGGCCAAATACCGCAATATCATTACGAGCGTATTGACTGCCGTCTTAGTGATCTACGCAGGCTATACCGCTTATGAATGGTGGCGCAATAATCAAGCTGCAGAGGCTTCAATGCTCTACAACACCCTCGTGACTTCGATTGGCAAGGGTGATAAGGAGCAGATCCTGCGTGCAGCTGATGATCTCGAGAAGCAATATTCTAGAACGACCTATGCCTCGATGGCCAGTTTGGTTGCGGCCAAGGTATCTGCAGATAACGGCAATACGGATAAAGCCATCGACTATTTGCGCTGGACGGCAGACCATGCTTCGAGTGATGCTTATGAAGCGCTCGGTAAATTGCGTCTCGTTACCCAGTTGATTGAGCGCGGTACTGAAAAAGATTTTGCAGAAGCAGATAGCCTCTTGAAAGATAAGCCTGTCAAAGGGTTTGAAGCGCTTTGGTTGGAGCGTCGCGGTGATTGGTATTTAGCTCAGCAGAAAATGACCGATGCAAAACAATCCTATGAAGCCGCGTGGAAACAGTTGGATCAAACGAAAGAGTTTCCGGAAGAGGGGCGTCGCCTCCTCAAGGTCAAATTAGATGCTGTTGGAGGAGTAACTCAGTGA
- the ispG gene encoding flavodoxin-dependent (E)-4-hydroxy-3-methylbut-2-enyl-diphosphate synthase, which produces MTDPNMHCLPPLPLGPSPKRATRQATVAWKTNLITVGGDAPVRVQSMTNTDTADAVGTAIQVKELARAGSEMVRITVNTPEAAAAVPYIREQLDKMDVLVPLIGDFHYNGHTLLKDFPECAKALSKYRINPGNVGKGAKRDPQFAQMIEAACQYDKPIRIGVNWGSLDQELLASIMDSNAALANPKSAQEVMIEALIQSALQSAEKAVELGMNPNQIMLSCKVSNVQDLVAVYRDLSRRSDYPLHLGLTEAGMGSKGIVSSTAAMAILLQEGIGDTIRVSLTPDPGAPRENEVIVAQEILQTMGLRNFTPMVIACPGCGRTTSTTFQELAADIQSYLRQQMPVWKKTHPGVENMNVAVMGCIVNGPGESKHANIGISLPGTGETPAAPVFVDGVKVKTLRGDNIAQDFQVIVEEYVAQNYATK; this is translated from the coding sequence ATGACTGATCCCAATATGCATTGCCTACCCCCATTACCGCTTGGACCTAGCCCCAAGAGGGCGACCCGCCAAGCAACAGTAGCTTGGAAAACCAACCTCATCACCGTCGGTGGCGATGCTCCCGTGCGCGTGCAGTCAATGACCAATACGGATACTGCAGATGCAGTAGGTACGGCCATCCAAGTGAAGGAATTGGCGCGCGCTGGCTCTGAGATGGTACGGATTACTGTCAATACTCCTGAAGCAGCAGCAGCAGTACCCTATATTCGGGAGCAGTTAGACAAGATGGATGTCTTGGTCCCATTAATTGGCGACTTTCATTACAACGGTCACACCCTATTAAAAGATTTTCCGGAGTGCGCCAAAGCCTTATCGAAGTACCGCATTAATCCCGGTAACGTTGGTAAGGGCGCTAAGCGCGATCCGCAATTTGCCCAAATGATTGAAGCGGCTTGCCAATATGACAAGCCGATTCGGATTGGTGTGAACTGGGGCAGCTTAGATCAAGAACTCTTGGCCAGCATTATGGATAGCAATGCCGCACTAGCCAATCCGAAGTCGGCGCAAGAGGTGATGATTGAAGCATTGATTCAGTCCGCATTGCAATCGGCTGAAAAAGCAGTTGAGCTTGGCATGAACCCCAATCAAATTATGCTGTCTTGCAAAGTCAGTAATGTGCAAGACCTCGTTGCCGTCTATCGTGATCTCTCACGCCGTTCTGACTATCCTTTGCATCTCGGTTTAACTGAGGCTGGCATGGGTAGCAAGGGGATTGTGTCTTCTACTGCGGCCATGGCCATTCTCTTGCAAGAGGGCATTGGCGATACGATTCGTGTTTCCTTAACTCCGGACCCAGGCGCGCCGCGTGAGAATGAAGTCATCGTAGCTCAAGAGATCTTGCAAACCATGGGATTGCGCAATTTCACACCCATGGTGATTGCTTGCCCCGGTTGTGGCCGCACTACCAGTACCACTTTCCAAGAGCTGGCTGCCGATATTCAGTCCTACTTGCGTCAACAAATGCCGGTGTGGAAAAAGACCCACCCTGGCGTTGAGAATATGAACGTAGCGGTAATGGGTTGCATCGTGAATGGTCCTGGCGAGAGTAAGCACGCCAATATCGGTATCTCATTGCCGGGTACTGGCGAAACCCCTGCAGCCCCTGTATTTGTGGATGGCGTTAAAGTGAAGACGCTCAGGGGCGACAATATCGCTCAGGACTTCCAAGTGATCGTAGAAGAATATGTGGCGCAAAACTACGCTACTAAATAG
- the hfq gene encoding RNA chaperone Hfq, whose translation MSTKPIQLLQDPFLNTLRKEHVPVSIYLVNGIKLQGNIESFDQYVVLLRNTVTQMVYKHAISTIVPARAVEFRLEEGGSV comes from the coding sequence ATGAGCACTAAACCCATTCAGTTATTACAAGACCCATTCTTAAATACCTTGCGTAAAGAGCATGTACCGGTCTCGATTTATCTCGTGAACGGCATCAAACTCCAGGGCAATATCGAATCATTTGATCAGTATGTTGTCCTATTGCGTAATACTGTGACTCAGATGGTTTACAAGCATGCCATCTCAACCATTGTTCCTGCCCGTGCCGTGGAATTTCGTTTAGAAGAAGGTGGCTCTGTATAA
- a CDS encoding protease modulator HflK: MTRKFLNLFAVNDSGDSQGSKEAKDEQGNEQALKTNLPPSSPNRQPEKPDGPPDLDELWRDFNNRLSSYFGAKDNANPLSRYAGYVVILLAVIMLWLGSGFYVVPEGRTGVIKTFGKDASPASVGFHWHQPWPIQSMELDPLPASASQAESAEQAVTEATPNENVPKVMTPNSTTTASPDVKRDLLRSRDRDSR, encoded by the coding sequence ATGACGCGTAAATTTCTTAACCTCTTTGCAGTAAACGATTCGGGCGATAGCCAAGGATCAAAAGAAGCTAAAGATGAGCAGGGGAATGAACAAGCTCTAAAAACTAATCTGCCACCCAGTTCGCCCAATCGGCAACCAGAAAAACCAGATGGCCCTCCAGATTTAGACGAGCTATGGCGTGATTTTAATAACCGCCTCAGTAGTTATTTTGGCGCTAAAGACAATGCCAACCCATTAAGTCGTTATGCAGGCTATGTTGTGATCCTGCTAGCTGTGATCATGCTGTGGCTTGGTAGTGGTTTCTATGTCGTCCCAGAGGGACGAACTGGCGTTATCAAAACTTTCGGCAAGGATGCATCTCCAGCGAGTGTCGGATTTCATTGGCATCAGCCATGGCCGATTCAGAGCATGGAGCTAGATCCCTTGCCTGCAAGTGCTAGCCAGGCTGAGTCGGCTGAGCAAGCAGTGACTGAGGCTACTCCAAACGAGAATGTACCCAAAGTAATGACACCAAACAGCACAACAACAGCAAGTCCTGATGTGAAGCGTGATCTTCTCAGAAGTCGAGATCGTGATTCCCGTTAA
- the hflX gene encoding GTPase HflX — MAELSLLADSAGSIPTASVIARKGKTDPALFIGSGKVNELKRVMEEHDAELAIFNHPLSPTQQRNLERHLGRHVMDRTGLILDIFSQRAQSHIGKTQVELAQVRYRMSRLVRAWSHLERQRGGIGVRGGPGETQMELDRRMLATKAKRLENELEKLQRQQRTQRRARNRQAVFSVSLVGYTNAGKSTLFNALTKAGTYAADQLFATLDTTSRRVHLDGVGSIVVSDTVGFIRELPHQLVEAFRATLDETIHADLILHVIDACSPVMKEQIAEVEAVLAEIGADETPRIEIMNKIDLMPQTFTKGPVLVRDGQGIPRQIFLSAQSGLGLDLLRSALAECSEMTDKMRAEQNRAKQQMASDEFLAPLPERPETAEFNPIPSIIYSPNDA, encoded by the coding sequence ATGGCCGAGCTCAGTCTTCTGGCTGATAGTGCGGGCTCCATTCCGACCGCAAGTGTCATCGCTCGTAAAGGCAAAACCGATCCTGCTTTATTTATTGGTTCGGGTAAAGTCAATGAGCTCAAGCGAGTCATGGAAGAGCATGATGCCGAGCTGGCCATCTTCAATCATCCTTTATCACCCACTCAGCAACGCAATCTTGAGCGTCACTTAGGTCGCCATGTAATGGACCGCACGGGTCTCATTCTGGATATCTTTAGTCAACGTGCGCAAAGTCATATTGGTAAGACCCAAGTTGAGTTAGCGCAAGTGCGTTATCGCATGTCACGCCTTGTGCGCGCTTGGAGTCACCTAGAGCGACAGCGTGGTGGTATTGGTGTGCGAGGTGGTCCTGGTGAGACCCAGATGGAGTTGGACCGCCGGATGCTGGCAACCAAAGCCAAGCGACTGGAGAACGAGCTCGAAAAGCTCCAGCGTCAGCAAAGAACCCAAAGACGCGCGCGTAATCGCCAAGCGGTCTTTTCAGTCTCCTTAGTGGGATATACCAATGCGGGTAAATCCACTCTATTTAACGCACTCACGAAGGCAGGGACATACGCTGCCGACCAACTTTTTGCGACTTTGGATACCACCTCCCGTCGAGTTCACCTCGATGGGGTTGGATCGATTGTGGTCTCCGATACTGTTGGATTTATCCGTGAACTACCGCACCAACTGGTGGAGGCCTTTCGGGCCACTTTGGACGAGACCATTCATGCAGATCTGATTCTGCATGTCATAGATGCCTGCAGCCCAGTGATGAAAGAGCAAATTGCCGAAGTGGAGGCCGTTTTAGCTGAAATTGGGGCTGATGAGACCCCCCGCATTGAGATCATGAACAAAATCGATTTAATGCCTCAAACCTTCACGAAAGGCCCTGTTTTGGTGAGAGATGGGCAGGGTATCCCAAGACAGATTTTCCTGTCTGCCCAGTCAGGCTTGGGCCTCGATTTGCTGAGGTCTGCGCTGGCGGAGTGCTCAGAAATGACTGATAAAATGAGGGCAGAACAGAACCGTGCCAAGCAGCAGATGGCTTCGGACGAGTTTTTAGCCCCTTTGCCAGAACGACCAGAAACTGCTGAATTTAATCCTATTCCGAGCATTATTTATTCACCGAATGACGCGTAA
- the rlmN gene encoding 23S rRNA (adenine(2503)-C(2))-methyltransferase RlmN — translation MTSPRVNLLDFDADQMAAYVAGLNEKPFRAKQLMQWIHQRGISDINEMSDLAKSFRATLLDKAEVLSLPVIKDEHAHDGTRKWLLDVGAGNAVESVFIPEDDRGTLCISSQAGCAVNCRFCSTGHQGFSRNLTSGEIIGQLWFAEHLLRNDPEAIRRIELYPTPGYEHTGRVISNVVMMGMGEPLLNYDNVVSALHLMLDDRAYGLSRRRVTVSTSGVVPMIDRLAQDCPVALAVSLHAPNDALRDQLVPLNQKYPLKELLDACERYLPFAPRDFLTFEYCMLDGINDSDIQAKELVRLLKNIKCKVNLIPFNPFPESGLKRSTNQRIHAFANILLEAGMVATVRKTRGDDIAAACGQLAGDVVDRTRVRERGVHDSEIVPSKEHKIEWLDRLDSE, via the coding sequence TTGACCTCCCCGCGCGTAAATCTCTTGGATTTTGACGCCGACCAAATGGCGGCGTATGTCGCGGGGTTGAATGAAAAGCCCTTTCGGGCGAAACAACTGATGCAGTGGATACACCAGCGCGGTATATCCGACATCAATGAGATGAGTGATCTGGCTAAAAGCTTCAGAGCGACACTCCTAGACAAGGCCGAAGTCCTTTCATTACCCGTTATTAAAGACGAGCACGCGCATGACGGCACCCGTAAGTGGTTGCTGGATGTGGGCGCTGGGAATGCCGTGGAATCTGTTTTCATTCCGGAAGATGACCGCGGAACGCTTTGCATCTCTTCACAAGCAGGTTGTGCAGTCAATTGCCGTTTTTGCTCCACTGGTCATCAAGGCTTCTCTCGTAACCTTACTTCAGGCGAGATCATTGGCCAACTCTGGTTTGCAGAGCACTTACTGCGTAATGACCCTGAAGCGATTCGTCGCATTGAACTCTACCCAACCCCAGGCTATGAGCATACGGGTAGGGTGATCTCGAATGTCGTCATGATGGGTATGGGCGAGCCTTTACTCAATTACGACAACGTCGTGAGTGCCTTGCACCTGATGCTCGATGATCGTGCTTATGGTTTATCTCGTCGCCGTGTCACCGTATCAACTTCTGGCGTAGTACCGATGATTGATCGACTGGCGCAAGATTGCCCAGTAGCCTTGGCAGTTTCCTTGCACGCACCCAACGATGCCTTGCGTGATCAGCTCGTACCCTTGAACCAAAAGTATCCGCTCAAAGAGCTGCTTGATGCCTGTGAGCGTTATCTGCCTTTTGCTCCCAGAGACTTCTTGACCTTTGAGTACTGCATGCTCGATGGTATTAACGATTCGGATATTCAGGCAAAAGAACTCGTACGCTTGCTGAAAAATATTAAGTGCAAAGTGAACCTCATTCCATTTAATCCTTTTCCGGAATCTGGACTAAAGCGTTCCACTAATCAACGTATTCATGCCTTTGCCAATATCTTGCTAGAGGCTGGGATGGTCGCTACTGTGCGTAAGACCCGTGGTGATGATATTGCTGCGGCTTGCGGTCAATTGGCTGGTGATGTAGTCGACCGCACCAGAGTGCGTGAACGCGGTGTGCACGATAGTGAAATTGTTCCGTCCAAGGAGCACAAAATTGAATGGCTTGATCGTTTGGATTCTGAGTAA
- the hisS gene encoding histidine--tRNA ligase gives MTEQKTNKLTKINAVRGMNDLLPADAQAWQHLDHVLQDLTRAYGYEYLRTPIVEMTAVFQRGVGAATDIVEKEMYSFEDRLNGEQLTLRPEGTAAIVRAVIENNLIYEGPKRLWYTGPMFRHERPQRGRYRQFHQFGIEALGFAGPDIDAEIILMGQRLWDELGLKGVRLEINSLGQADERAQHRAALVTYFEQHKDTLDEDSQRRLSTNPLRILDSKNPEMQSLVEGAPRLLDFLGEQSLKHFSSVQDLLKANNIPCKINPRLVRGLDYYNLTVFEWVTDELGAQGTIAGGGRYDPLIERMGGKAAPACGWAMGMERVLELMKVSGSLPESTPQCDVYLLHQGGETLKAALVIAERLRNAGIDTILFCPPDGESASFKSQMKKADTSGAAYALIIGPDELEKNEAQLKDLRGSGEQQAVGLEQAVEAVIDALVGSTE, from the coding sequence ATGACAGAACAAAAGACCAACAAGCTGACTAAGATCAATGCCGTACGCGGTATGAATGATTTATTGCCTGCAGATGCTCAGGCTTGGCAACATCTTGACCATGTCTTGCAAGATCTGACCCGTGCCTACGGTTATGAATACCTACGCACTCCTATTGTAGAAATGACGGCCGTCTTTCAACGAGGCGTAGGCGCGGCAACCGATATTGTTGAAAAAGAAATGTATTCCTTTGAGGATCGCCTCAATGGTGAGCAATTGACATTGCGTCCCGAAGGTACTGCCGCAATTGTGCGCGCCGTGATTGAGAACAATCTCATTTACGAAGGCCCTAAACGGCTTTGGTATACCGGCCCCATGTTCCGTCATGAGCGCCCACAACGAGGCCGCTATCGTCAGTTCCATCAATTCGGGATTGAAGCGCTGGGTTTTGCCGGACCCGATATCGACGCCGAAATCATTCTCATGGGTCAACGCCTCTGGGATGAGTTGGGTCTCAAAGGCGTCCGCTTGGAAATCAACTCACTTGGTCAGGCTGACGAGAGAGCGCAACATCGGGCTGCACTGGTCACGTATTTTGAGCAGCACAAAGACACATTAGATGAAGATTCACAGCGTCGTCTATCGACTAATCCCTTACGCATTTTGGATTCGAAGAATCCAGAGATGCAGAGTTTGGTTGAGGGCGCTCCTAGATTATTGGATTTCTTAGGTGAGCAATCCTTAAAACATTTTTCATCAGTACAAGACTTGCTTAAAGCAAACAACATCCCTTGCAAAATTAATCCTCGCTTAGTGCGCGGCTTGGATTATTACAACCTGACCGTATTTGAGTGGGTGACCGATGAGTTGGGTGCGCAGGGCACGATCGCTGGTGGTGGGCGTTATGATCCCCTCATCGAGCGCATGGGTGGTAAAGCGGCTCCCGCTTGTGGTTGGGCAATGGGTATGGAACGGGTCTTGGAATTAATGAAGGTCTCAGGCTCATTACCAGAATCCACCCCTCAATGTGATGTCTATCTATTGCATCAAGGTGGAGAAACCCTGAAAGCAGCGTTGGTGATTGCCGAGCGTCTGCGCAATGCAGGCATTGATACGATTTTATTCTGCCCCCCAGATGGTGAATCGGCCAGCTTTAAATCGCAGATGAAGAAGGCAGATACCAGCGGAGCAGCCTATGCCCTGATTATTGGTCCTGATGAGCTCGAGAAAAATGAAGCCCAGTTGAAGGATTTACGCGGTAGTGGTGAGCAACAAGCCGTAGGGCTTGAGCAGGCCGTTGAGGCCGTGATTGATGCCTTAGTAGGCTCCACAGAATAG
- the der gene encoding ribosome biogenesis GTPase Der yields MNPVITIVGRPNVGKSTLFNRLTRSRDALVADFSGLTRDRHYGKGRIGERAFICVDTGGFEPVAKTGIVAEMAKQTKQAVAESDIVIFLVDGRLGMAPQDRVIADFLRKTGRPIILAVNKTEGMQAGVVTADFHELGLGEPFPISSAHGDGVKGLIDDALDSLGIAEPEPEAEGDAANRPVKIAVVGRPNVGKSTLINKLIGEERVIAFDMPGTTRDAIEVPFERNGKPFILVDTAGLRRRGKVFEAIEKFSVVKTLQAIADCNVVILMLDAQQDISEQDAHIAGFIVEAGRALVVAVNKWDGIDSYVKERARLEIAQKLRFLDFANVHPISAKKGTGLKELFKDIDAAYAAAMAKLPTPRLTRILQEAVEHQQPKRVGMGRPKLRYAHQGGMNPPIVVIHGSSLSGVTDSYKRYLEGRFRDVFKLRGTPLRIQMNTAKNPYVDEDKGKKGKKR; encoded by the coding sequence ATGAACCCAGTCATCACGATCGTCGGTCGCCCTAATGTGGGAAAGTCCACTCTTTTTAATCGCCTCACTCGCTCGCGCGATGCGCTCGTTGCGGATTTTTCGGGTTTAACCCGTGACCGCCACTACGGCAAAGGTCGAATTGGTGAGCGCGCATTTATCTGCGTCGACACTGGTGGTTTTGAGCCTGTTGCTAAGACCGGCATTGTGGCCGAAATGGCCAAGCAGACCAAACAAGCCGTTGCAGAATCGGACATCGTGATCTTCCTAGTCGATGGTCGCTTGGGTATGGCGCCACAAGATCGGGTGATTGCTGATTTCTTGCGCAAGACAGGTCGCCCCATCATTCTGGCAGTGAACAAAACAGAGGGAATGCAGGCTGGTGTCGTTACCGCCGACTTTCATGAGCTTGGATTGGGTGAGCCGTTTCCAATTTCATCGGCACATGGCGACGGCGTCAAGGGCTTGATTGATGATGCACTGGACTCTCTCGGCATTGCAGAGCCTGAGCCAGAAGCAGAGGGTGATGCAGCTAATCGCCCAGTGAAGATTGCGGTTGTAGGTCGTCCTAACGTTGGCAAGTCAACCCTCATCAATAAACTGATTGGTGAAGAGCGCGTGATCGCGTTTGATATGCCGGGCACTACGCGTGATGCGATTGAAGTGCCGTTTGAGCGCAATGGTAAGCCCTTCATCTTGGTCGATACCGCAGGTCTGCGTCGTCGCGGCAAAGTGTTCGAAGCGATTGAAAAGTTCTCTGTGGTGAAAACTTTGCAAGCCATTGCGGATTGCAACGTCGTGATTTTGATGCTCGATGCACAACAAGATATTTCTGAGCAAGATGCCCATATCGCCGGCTTTATTGTGGAAGCGGGCAGAGCTTTAGTGGTGGCAGTAAACAAGTGGGATGGGATTGACAGCTATGTCAAAGAACGTGCCCGACTTGAAATTGCCCAAAAATTACGTTTTTTGGATTTCGCAAATGTCCATCCAATTTCCGCCAAAAAAGGGACTGGACTCAAGGAGCTATTCAAAGATATCGATGCCGCTTATGCAGCAGCGATGGCCAAATTACCAACCCCGCGTTTGACCCGCATCTTGCAAGAAGCGGTCGAACACCAACAGCCCAAACGGGTAGGCATGGGCCGTCCTAAGTTGCGTTATGCACACCAAGGGGGCATGAATCCTCCGATTGTGGTGATTCATGGCAGCTCATTGAGCGGTGTGACCGATAGCTATAAGCGCTATCTCGAGGGTCGCTTTAGGGACGTCTTCAAATTGCGGGGCACTCCACTCCGAATTCAGATGAATACAGCCAAAAACCCCTACGTTGATGAGGATAAAGGCAAAAAGGGTAAAAAACGGTGA
- the bamB gene encoding outer membrane protein assembly factor BamB, translating into MSALMRSTTKCLASALMLALAVSLVACSGNNRVRKPAELTEVKNQFELTPVWTAKVSSSDPFNFHLAVAGDGVYAASHNGDLTKLDVMTGKKVWSADVPEKLSIGPGSDGNTTVVVSGKGTVYAFDETGKRIWDVNIGSEVLTEPVVAAGVVVIRALDNRFIGLDAKTGKQRWIYQRQQSSLSLRVGYGMLVISDQVIVTGFAGGRFGMIALANGGLIWETPISFPKGFSEIERLNDVTAKPSMEGDVLCAVSYQGRIGCGQARGGNLLWFKDFSSFTGTAQSPDMVFSANEKSIVTAFASKDGSQIWENTKLQNRDVGEPLAIGRVLLMGDAQGYLHAFDQSNGEVVSRIRHDSSPITAAPIAVGGLILVQSQSGKIAAYSPK; encoded by the coding sequence GTGAGTGCCTTAATGAGATCCACTACGAAGTGCCTTGCCAGTGCATTGATGCTGGCATTGGCTGTCAGTCTAGTAGCCTGTTCGGGAAATAATCGGGTTCGTAAGCCGGCCGAATTAACTGAAGTCAAGAATCAATTTGAGCTCACTCCAGTGTGGACCGCTAAGGTCAGCTCTTCAGACCCGTTTAACTTTCATTTAGCAGTAGCGGGTGATGGTGTTTATGCAGCATCGCACAATGGGGATCTGACCAAACTGGATGTGATGACCGGTAAGAAGGTCTGGTCTGCCGATGTTCCTGAAAAACTCTCCATCGGCCCTGGTTCGGATGGCAACACGACTGTGGTGGTTAGCGGTAAAGGCACGGTTTACGCATTTGATGAGACTGGTAAGCGGATCTGGGATGTCAATATCGGCAGCGAAGTCCTCACTGAGCCAGTGGTTGCAGCAGGTGTCGTTGTTATTCGGGCTTTGGATAATCGCTTCATCGGTTTGGATGCAAAGACTGGTAAACAGAGATGGATTTATCAACGTCAACAATCTTCATTGTCATTGCGCGTTGGCTATGGCATGTTGGTGATTAGCGACCAAGTGATCGTGACTGGCTTTGCAGGTGGACGTTTTGGCATGATTGCTTTGGCGAACGGCGGTCTGATTTGGGAAACCCCGATTTCCTTTCCGAAGGGATTCTCAGAGATCGAGCGCCTAAATGATGTGACTGCGAAGCCCAGCATGGAAGGTGATGTGCTCTGTGCAGTCTCTTATCAAGGCCGCATTGGCTGTGGCCAAGCACGCGGCGGAAATTTACTGTGGTTTAAAGATTTCTCGAGCTTTACTGGTACCGCCCAAAGCCCTGATATGGTTTTCTCTGCCAATGAAAAATCGATCGTGACTGCATTTGCATCTAAGGATGGCAGTCAAATTTGGGAAAACACCAAACTACAAAACCGCGATGTGGGTGAACCACTAGCAATTGGTAGGGTGTTATTAATGGGTGATGCACAAGGCTACTTACACGCTTTTGACCAAAGCAATGGCGAGGTGGTCTCGCGTATTCGTCATGACAGTAGCCCCATTACCGCTGCGCCAATTGCAGTGGGTGGTTTGATTCTGGTGCAATCCCAGAGCGGAAAAATCGCAGCGTATAGCCCTAAATGA